The Pirellulales bacterium genome contains a region encoding:
- a CDS encoding RtcB family protein: MNSKQLEKLGVPKSSFRPAIVGVQRAAKAGQGQEVKRLISAVLDNPQAHLGDPLFGELAESLIDAAPYVRGEPIGYRTWGDAGIDPAAHTQMRQACALPMATGAALMPDAHVGYGLPIGGVLALDNAVCPYAVGVDIACRMKLSVLDVPAEQLDDDSKASRFDQALERGTRFGVGSVHQKRQSHAVLDADWSVSRVTRDNKDKARSQLGTSGSGNHFVEFGLLTVSEPSDDFNLAPGKYVALLSHSGSRGPGAAVCDFYSRIARARLPAHYSDLTHLGWLSLDSEEGQEYWAAMNLMGDFAAANHDVIHRLVAQELGADVIADVENHHNFAWREEHGGRDVIVHRKGATPAARGELGVIPGSMADPAFVVRGLGNPDSLNSASHGAGRQMSRTQAKSKFSWPTVRKQLAARGVRVLSAGADEVPGVYKNIEQVMAEQQDLVEIVARFDPRVVKMCGDGSRAED; encoded by the coding sequence ATGAATAGCAAGCAACTCGAAAAACTGGGCGTGCCGAAGTCGAGCTTCAGGCCGGCCATCGTCGGCGTGCAGCGGGCCGCCAAGGCGGGACAGGGCCAGGAGGTCAAGCGGTTGATCTCCGCCGTGCTCGATAATCCGCAGGCACACTTGGGCGATCCGCTCTTCGGCGAGTTGGCCGAGAGTCTCATCGACGCTGCGCCCTATGTGCGTGGCGAACCGATCGGCTATCGCACTTGGGGTGACGCAGGCATTGATCCCGCCGCGCACACGCAGATGCGCCAGGCCTGCGCGCTGCCGATGGCGACCGGCGCCGCGCTGATGCCCGACGCGCACGTCGGCTACGGCTTGCCGATTGGCGGCGTGCTGGCGCTCGACAACGCGGTTTGCCCTTACGCGGTGGGCGTCGATATTGCCTGCCGCATGAAGCTCTCGGTGCTGGATGTGCCGGCCGAGCAGCTCGACGACGACTCGAAGGCCTCGCGTTTCGACCAGGCGCTCGAGCGCGGTACGCGCTTCGGCGTTGGTTCGGTTCACCAGAAGCGTCAGTCGCATGCCGTACTCGACGCCGACTGGAGCGTCTCGCGCGTCACGCGCGACAACAAGGACAAGGCCCGATCGCAGCTTGGCACCTCCGGCTCGGGCAATCACTTCGTCGAGTTCGGCCTGCTGACCGTCAGCGAGCCGAGCGACGATTTCAACCTGGCCCCGGGCAAGTACGTGGCGCTGCTCAGCCACAGTGGCAGCCGTGGGCCGGGCGCCGCGGTGTGCGATTTCTACAGCCGCATCGCGCGGGCGCGCCTGCCGGCGCACTACAGCGACCTGACGCACCTGGGCTGGCTGAGCCTCGACAGCGAAGAGGGGCAGGAATATTGGGCCGCGATGAACCTGATGGGTGATTTCGCCGCCGCGAATCACGACGTGATCCACCGCCTCGTGGCGCAGGAGCTTGGCGCCGATGTGATCGCGGACGTCGAGAACCACCACAACTTCGCCTGGCGCGAAGAGCATGGCGGCCGCGACGTGATCGTGCATCGCAAGGGAGCAACCCCGGCCGCGCGCGGAGAGCTGGGCGTGATTCCGGGCTCGATGGCCGATCCGGCCTTCGTCGTGCGCGGACTGGGAAACCCCGACAGTTTGAACTCCGCCTCGCACGGCGCCGGCCGGCAGATGTCGCGCACGCAGGCGAAGAGCAAGTTCAGTTGGCCCACGGTGCGCAAGCAGCTTGCGGCCCGCGGCGTGCGCGTGCTTTCGGCCGGCGCGGACGAAGTGCCGGGGGTCTACAAGAATATCGAGCAGGTGATGGCCGAACAGCAGGACCTGGTCGAGATCGTGGCCCGCTTCGATCCTCGCGTCGTCAAAATGTGCGGCGACGGCAGCCGTGCGGAAGACTGA
- a CDS encoding protein kinase has translation MSFNTSQSAYEDLRSIVAERSDPLIAWVGAGLSVAAGMPTWAQLRDLLVTELRKLAQAISDPETQLTLRRCADAAAVDPNLWNAFGLLKEKLGSESYKSAIRRAFRGAETCSIPPIYERLWKLGISGLLNLNIDRIATRAFTTVFGGKLLHEFSGERAGQFTHLLKGQVPWQAHLHGQLEDVSSWVFTASDLQRLFSQHGYDNLLSTCFSARTVVFVGITADDIAAGGHLRRLTQLGIDCGNHFWITHLGRDKRAWAEESGIRLIEYNARDGNHSELNELFDDLQQYKPVETAARPVRPKVPIESAEVPAPDELEQRSATDIRQILNAKASAILADTNEESINEFEQFASKYSEAIYRAWYVSLDPPKNNVLGYTLHEKCADGAFGTVYRATDSEERMYALKILHERVRSNREMLHSFRRGVQSMRILTEANLDGVVKYYNASEIPAMVAMDFIEGIDLAEAVRKGVLRDWDVLLKWAVRLAEIIRTSHRLPQRVLHRDIRPSNIMLEGCWGPDPKWEQVKLWVLDFDLSYHLDSLDVSISQPSATNGFLAPEQVDRSSGVSTRNAAVDSFGIGMTLYFMRSAIEPRFGQHRYSDWNETLQECARKHPCAAWESLPNRFGRLIHSATRDKQEQRLDVARIEDELVRLRDAATAPERVASAELLAEEIAARAFPNRYSWNSDRLQAQCDMASIKLVVEANEDLQQVICTFQWLKTGGEHHQNVKKWLPRAKDRALAALRVAGWEVRGTINTGQISGEGRIGVSKLRGNVEKSAAAVAEVFQALQFE, from the coding sequence ATGTCATTTAATACCTCGCAATCTGCTTACGAAGATCTTCGAAGTATCGTAGCCGAACGGTCTGATCCCCTCATTGCGTGGGTAGGTGCCGGACTAAGTGTAGCGGCAGGAATGCCCACGTGGGCTCAACTTCGTGACTTACTCGTTACAGAACTGCGAAAGCTGGCGCAAGCGATATCTGACCCAGAAACCCAGCTTACACTTCGGAGATGTGCTGATGCTGCCGCCGTGGATCCGAATTTGTGGAATGCCTTTGGCCTGCTGAAAGAAAAACTAGGCAGCGAATCATACAAGTCGGCAATTCGGAGAGCATTTCGCGGTGCCGAAACTTGCAGCATACCTCCAATCTACGAACGACTGTGGAAGCTCGGTATATCCGGTCTATTGAATCTGAATATCGACCGTATTGCGACACGCGCCTTCACTACTGTTTTTGGCGGAAAACTACTTCACGAATTCTCTGGAGAGCGAGCCGGACAGTTTACCCACCTACTAAAGGGACAGGTCCCCTGGCAGGCACATCTCCACGGGCAACTAGAAGATGTGTCTAGCTGGGTGTTTACTGCGAGTGATCTACAACGACTCTTTAGTCAACACGGCTACGACAATCTACTATCGACATGCTTTTCCGCGAGAACAGTCGTATTTGTTGGCATCACCGCCGATGACATAGCAGCTGGTGGCCACCTAAGGCGCTTGACACAGCTAGGAATCGACTGCGGCAACCATTTTTGGATCACTCATCTTGGCCGCGACAAGAGGGCGTGGGCAGAAGAGTCCGGCATTCGCCTAATTGAATACAACGCTCGGGATGGGAACCATTCTGAGTTGAATGAACTTTTTGACGACCTACAGCAATACAAGCCGGTGGAGACGGCTGCGCGGCCAGTCCGCCCCAAGGTACCGATTGAAAGTGCTGAAGTGCCCGCTCCAGATGAATTGGAGCAAAGGTCGGCGACCGACATACGACAGATTCTCAATGCAAAGGCTTCGGCAATACTTGCTGACACAAACGAAGAAAGCATAAACGAGTTTGAGCAATTCGCGTCAAAGTACTCCGAAGCAATTTATCGCGCCTGGTACGTCTCACTCGATCCGCCAAAAAACAACGTGCTTGGATATACATTGCATGAGAAGTGCGCTGACGGCGCGTTCGGTACGGTGTATCGCGCAACGGATAGCGAAGAGCGCATGTATGCCTTAAAGATCCTTCACGAGCGAGTTCGGTCGAATCGGGAGATGCTCCATAGCTTTCGACGCGGTGTTCAGTCAATGAGGATATTGACAGAGGCAAATCTAGATGGGGTTGTAAAGTACTACAACGCGTCCGAAATCCCTGCGATGGTTGCTATGGATTTCATAGAAGGCATAGACCTTGCAGAGGCCGTTCGTAAAGGAGTATTGCGTGACTGGGACGTCCTACTCAAATGGGCAGTGCGGCTCGCTGAGATCATCCGAACTTCACATAGGCTGCCGCAACGGGTCTTGCACAGGGATATTCGGCCTTCAAACATAATGCTTGAAGGGTGCTGGGGACCTGATCCAAAATGGGAACAAGTGAAACTATGGGTCCTCGACTTTGACTTGTCCTATCATTTGGATTCACTCGATGTGTCGATCTCGCAACCGAGTGCCACGAACGGCTTTCTTGCACCAGAACAGGTTGACCGCAGCTCGGGCGTATCGACACGGAACGCTGCGGTAGACTCCTTCGGGATTGGAATGACACTGTACTTCATGCGATCAGCGATTGAGCCACGATTTGGACAACACCGTTATTCCGACTGGAACGAGACGTTGCAGGAATGTGCTCGCAAGCACCCATGTGCCGCTTGGGAGTCGCTACCTAACCGGTTCGGCAGGCTGATCCACAGCGCTACGCGAGACAAACAGGAGCAACGACTCGATGTCGCAAGAATAGAGGATGAACTAGTTAGGCTTCGAGATGCAGCGACTGCCCCTGAACGAGTTGCGTCCGCTGAATTACTCGCTGAAGAGATTGCTGCCAGGGCATTTCCGAATCGTTATTCTTGGAACTCGGACCGCCTTCAAGCGCAATGTGATATGGCTTCCATCAAGCTAGTTGTAGAAGCGAACGAAGATTTGCAGCAAGTGATCTGTACGTTTCAATGGCTTAAGACTGGAGGTGAGCACCACCAGAACGTCAAGAAGTGGCTTCCGCGTGCGAAGGATCGCGCCTTGGCTGCTCTGCGCGTTGCCGGATGGGAGGTTCGCGGCACGATCAACACCGGACAGATCTCAGGTGAAGGCCGAATAGGCGTTTCAAAACTGCGAGGCAACGTGGAAAAAAGCGCTGCCGCAGTCGCGGAGGTGTTTCAGGCATTGCAGTTTGAATAG
- the dnaE gene encoding DNA polymerase III subunit alpha — protein sequence MSTRPFVHLHCHSHFSLLDGASSIGGLVKKAKSAGMNALALTDHGNLHGALEFYRKARDAGINPIVGYEAYVAPESRFKKEASKNDEASYHLTLLAQNRTGFRNLLKLASAAYLEGFYRKPRIDRELLAAHNEGLICLSGCVSGEFSRAILRGVGAEPNIAESQEIARWFSGVFGDRYFIEIQNNGLEIQRLAMEGAVDVAQRMGLPLVATSDAHYVNREDAEAQDVLLCINTGKFRTDVNRMRMEGDLFYLREPEEMYAAFPGYEDAVARSQEIADRVDIDLELGKRHFPSFQLPPEKTAAEYLRELCIAGLERRYAEDAERLVDGQLSTEVIDRLERELEVINTLGFANYFLIVWDFVRFASERDIPATARGSGVGSLVAFALGMSHVCPLRYDLLFERFLDKSRKEAPDIDIDFCKDRRGEVIQYVKDKYGEANVAQIGTFGTLAAKAAIRDVGRVLGLPIARVDSIVAMVPEELHITLASALEKSAELKAAFDRDGEIREVITLAMKIEGLARNVGTHAAAVVIADRPLDEYVPLCRVKDKEETITQWAMGDVEAAGLLKMDFLGLRNLTILSKAVDLIEQTTGERVDPYKFPLEDKPTFALLCRGETKGIFQLESGGIRDLLQRMKPDHFRDIIATAALYRPGPLEGGMVDDYIEVKHGRQQAEYKHPVMRDILEETHGVMVYQEQVMRILNALGGIELSSAYTCIKAISKKKLEIIAKFRGEFITGATEKGLSSKDAEELFGMVEKFAGYGFNKSHSTAYALIAYMTAYLKAHYQVEFMAALLSGDIQGRNFKRKDSLVEHLEDCHRMQITVVPPNVNLSEGDFTVADGKICFGLAAIKGCGVLAAEAIKAARKKDGPFRDLYDFCCRLDPAVVNRSTIESLIKAGAFDFSGARRSQLLAVLERALQAGAATLADRRSGQKGLFDDAEEDDSPAAVQASLPDIPELEEREKLAAEKEVLGFYLTSHPLAEFEEKLRLFCSHTTVEAAQLSNRAEVIVGGMLSAIKFSHTKNARPGSTATKYAMFDLEDTAGMMRCILWPDDFAKCGELVAPDAILVIRGAVDKRPGSEEANLIVNELIPMAELDGRFTKGVRIRVSEATHSERGLERLYEILRGYPGQHELHLVLTLNDGSRVRCQCDKMRVEVNAEMRRRVEELLGPGQLSLVAEPPKPAAPQRQKNGYERAGARG from the coding sequence ATGAGCACCCGCCCCTTCGTCCACCTCCACTGCCATAGCCATTTCAGCCTGCTGGACGGCGCCAGTTCGATCGGCGGACTGGTCAAGAAGGCCAAGTCGGCCGGCATGAACGCCCTGGCGCTGACCGACCACGGCAACCTGCACGGGGCGCTCGAGTTCTATCGCAAAGCGCGGGATGCCGGCATCAACCCGATCGTGGGCTACGAGGCCTACGTCGCCCCAGAGAGCCGGTTCAAGAAAGAGGCCAGCAAGAACGACGAGGCAAGCTACCATCTGACGCTGCTCGCGCAGAATCGCACCGGCTTTCGCAACCTGCTCAAGTTGGCCTCGGCGGCTTATCTCGAAGGCTTCTATCGCAAGCCACGCATCGATCGCGAGTTGCTCGCCGCGCACAACGAAGGACTCATCTGTCTCAGCGGCTGCGTGTCGGGCGAGTTCAGCCGCGCCATCCTGCGTGGCGTGGGAGCCGAGCCCAACATCGCCGAGTCTCAGGAAATCGCCCGTTGGTTCAGCGGGGTGTTCGGCGATCGCTACTTCATCGAGATCCAGAACAACGGCCTCGAGATCCAACGTCTGGCGATGGAAGGGGCCGTCGATGTGGCACAGCGCATGGGCCTGCCCCTGGTGGCCACCAGCGATGCCCACTACGTCAATCGCGAGGATGCCGAGGCGCAGGATGTGCTGCTCTGCATCAATACGGGCAAGTTCCGCACCGACGTGAATCGCATGCGGATGGAGGGGGATCTCTTCTATCTCCGCGAGCCGGAAGAGATGTACGCCGCCTTCCCCGGCTACGAAGACGCGGTGGCCCGCAGCCAGGAGATTGCCGATCGGGTCGACATCGATCTCGAGCTCGGCAAACGCCACTTCCCCTCGTTTCAGCTTCCGCCCGAGAAAACCGCGGCCGAATACCTGCGCGAGCTTTGCATCGCGGGGCTCGAGCGCCGCTACGCGGAAGACGCCGAGCGTCTGGTCGACGGTCAGCTTTCGACCGAAGTAATCGACCGGCTCGAGCGCGAGCTTGAAGTAATTAACACGCTCGGTTTTGCCAATTACTTCCTCATCGTGTGGGACTTCGTGCGGTTTGCCAGCGAGCGCGACATTCCGGCCACCGCGCGCGGCTCGGGGGTCGGCTCGCTTGTGGCCTTTGCCCTGGGCATGAGTCACGTCTGTCCCTTGCGCTACGACCTGCTCTTCGAGCGCTTCCTCGACAAGAGCCGCAAGGAAGCACCCGATATCGATATCGATTTCTGCAAGGATCGCCGTGGCGAGGTGATCCAGTACGTGAAAGACAAGTACGGCGAGGCGAACGTCGCGCAGATCGGCACGTTCGGCACATTGGCGGCCAAGGCGGCCATCCGCGACGTGGGACGCGTGCTGGGGCTCCCCATCGCGCGGGTCGACTCGATCGTGGCCATGGTGCCCGAGGAATTGCACATCACGCTCGCCTCCGCGCTCGAGAAGAGCGCGGAACTCAAGGCCGCCTTCGATCGCGACGGCGAGATCCGCGAGGTCATCACGCTGGCGATGAAGATCGAGGGCCTCGCGCGCAATGTCGGCACCCACGCCGCGGCGGTGGTGATCGCCGATCGGCCGCTCGACGAGTACGTGCCGCTGTGCCGCGTGAAGGACAAAGAAGAAACGATCACCCAGTGGGCCATGGGGGACGTCGAGGCGGCCGGCCTGCTGAAGATGGACTTCCTCGGGCTGCGGAACTTGACGATTCTCTCGAAGGCGGTCGACCTGATCGAGCAGACGACCGGCGAGCGTGTGGACCCGTATAAGTTCCCGCTCGAGGACAAGCCGACCTTCGCGCTCCTCTGCCGCGGCGAGACGAAGGGCATCTTCCAACTCGAAAGCGGCGGCATTCGCGACCTGCTGCAGCGGATGAAGCCCGACCACTTCCGCGACATCATCGCCACCGCGGCGCTCTATCGTCCCGGCCCGCTCGAAGGGGGCATGGTCGACGACTACATCGAGGTGAAGCACGGCCGCCAGCAGGCCGAGTACAAGCACCCCGTGATGCGCGACATTCTCGAAGAGACGCACGGCGTGATGGTCTACCAGGAACAGGTGATGCGCATCTTGAACGCGCTGGGAGGCATCGAGCTCTCGAGTGCCTACACGTGCATCAAGGCCATCAGCAAGAAAAAGCTGGAGATCATCGCCAAGTTCCGCGGCGAGTTCATCACCGGCGCCACGGAAAAAGGCCTCTCCTCGAAAGATGCCGAAGAACTGTTCGGCATGGTCGAGAAGTTCGCCGGCTACGGTTTTAATAAGAGCCACTCCACGGCCTACGCGCTCATCGCCTACATGACCGCCTACCTGAAGGCGCACTATCAGGTCGAGTTCATGGCGGCGCTCCTCTCGGGCGATATCCAGGGGCGCAACTTCAAACGCAAGGATTCGCTGGTCGAGCATCTCGAAGACTGCCACCGCATGCAGATCACCGTGGTGCCGCCCAACGTGAATCTCTCCGAAGGTGATTTCACGGTGGCCGACGGCAAGATCTGCTTCGGCCTCGCCGCCATCAAAGGTTGCGGGGTGCTGGCCGCCGAGGCCATCAAGGCCGCGCGGAAGAAGGATGGCCCCTTCCGCGATCTGTACGACTTCTGCTGCCGGCTCGACCCGGCGGTGGTCAACCGCTCGACCATCGAATCGCTCATCAAGGCGGGAGCGTTCGACTTCAGCGGCGCGCGGCGTTCGCAACTGCTGGCGGTGCTCGAGCGCGCCCTGCAGGCGGGTGCCGCCACGCTGGCCGATCGCCGCAGTGGCCAGAAGGGACTCTTCGACGATGCCGAGGAAGACGATTCGCCCGCCGCCGTGCAGGCCAGCCTGCCCGACATCCCCGAGCTCGAAGAACGCGAAAAGTTGGCCGCCGAAAAGGAAGTGCTGGGCTTCTATCTCACCAGCCATCCGCTGGCCGAATTCGAAGAGAAGCTCAGGCTCTTCTGCTCCCACACCACGGTCGAGGCGGCGCAACTCTCGAACCGCGCCGAGGTAATCGTGGGAGGCATGCTCTCGGCCATCAAGTTCTCGCACACGAAGAACGCACGGCCGGGTAGCACGGCGACGAAGTACGCCATGTTCGATCTCGAAGACACCGCCGGCATGATGCGCTGCATTCTCTGGCCCGACGATTTCGCCAAATGCGGCGAGCTGGTCGCCCCCGACGCGATCCTGGTGATCCGCGGCGCCGTCGACAAGCGCCCCGGTAGCGAAGAGGCGAACCTGATCGTCAACGAGTTGATTCCCATGGCCGAGCTGGACGGGCGTTTCACGAAGGGCGTGCGCATCCGCGTCAGCGAAGCGACGCACAGCGAGCGCGGGCTCGAGCGCCTCTACGAGATCCTCCGCGGCTACCCGGGCCAGCACGAACTGCACCTGGTGCTGACGCTGAACGACGGCAGTCGCGTCCGCTGCCAGTGCGACAAGATGCGCGTCGAGGTGAACGCCGAAATGCGCCGCCGCGTGGAGGAACTTCTCGGCCCAGGGCAATTGAGCCTCGTCGCCGAACCACCCAAGCCGGCGGCACCGCAACGTCAGAAGAACGGATACGAACGAGCTGGTGCGAGGGGGTGA
- the acs gene encoding acetate--CoA ligase gives MAKQAAPAAGQIENVMQETRLFPPPAEFAAQARIGSVEAYEKLWNEAAADPPAFWGRLAEELHWFRPFDQVLDWKEPFAQWFVGGQTNISYNCLDVHLDTWRKNKAAIIWEGEPGEQRVLTYQMLHREVCRFANVLKQLGIKTGDVVSLYMPLVPELAIAMLACARIGAVHSVIFGGFSSEAIADRNNDAKAKLVITADGGWRRGSVLQLKANVDEALTKSPTVEKCVVLRRIGNDVTMQEGRDFWWHDLVAAASADCPATPLDSETPLFILYTSGSTGKPKGIKHTTAGYNLFVKKTTEWVFDLRDEDTFWCTADIGWVTGHSYVVYGPLSNGATTVMYEGAPNWPDEGRFWEIIERYRVNILYTAPTAIRSFIKWGDHWVEKRDLSSLRLLGTVGEGINPEAWMWYHEKIGGRRCPIVDTWWQTETGGIMMSPLPGAIATKPGSCTKPLPGIVPQIVTEDGKPVKPGSGGWLVMAHPWPGMLRGIWGDDARYKEQYWSKIPNKYLAGDNARCDSDGYYWIMGRIDDVLNVAGHRLSTIEIESALVSHPKVAEAAAVGRPDPIKGQGVVVFVTLKGSDASDDLRSALRQHVRKEIGALAQPDDIRFTNALPKTRSGKIMRRLLRDIAEGKETVGDTTTLEDYSVLAKLRSDEE, from the coding sequence ATGGCCAAGCAGGCAGCGCCGGCGGCTGGGCAGATCGAGAACGTAATGCAGGAGACGCGGCTCTTTCCGCCCCCGGCCGAGTTTGCCGCCCAGGCGCGCATCGGCTCCGTCGAGGCGTACGAGAAGCTGTGGAACGAGGCCGCCGCCGATCCGCCCGCCTTCTGGGGGCGTCTGGCCGAGGAACTGCACTGGTTCCGTCCCTTCGACCAGGTGCTCGACTGGAAAGAGCCCTTCGCCCAGTGGTTCGTCGGCGGGCAGACGAACATCTCGTACAACTGTCTCGACGTGCATCTCGACACGTGGCGCAAGAACAAGGCCGCCATCATCTGGGAAGGGGAGCCCGGCGAGCAGCGCGTGCTCACCTATCAGATGTTGCACCGCGAGGTGTGCCGCTTTGCCAACGTGCTCAAGCAGTTGGGCATTAAGACCGGCGACGTCGTCTCGCTCTATATGCCGCTGGTGCCCGAGCTGGCGATTGCCATGTTGGCCTGCGCGCGGATCGGTGCGGTCCACTCCGTGATTTTCGGCGGCTTTTCGAGCGAGGCGATCGCCGATCGCAACAACGACGCGAAAGCCAAGCTCGTCATCACGGCCGATGGCGGCTGGCGACGCGGTTCCGTGTTGCAACTCAAGGCGAACGTCGACGAAGCCTTGACGAAATCCCCCACGGTCGAGAAGTGCGTCGTGCTGCGCCGGATCGGCAACGACGTGACGATGCAGGAAGGTCGCGACTTCTGGTGGCATGACCTCGTGGCCGCGGCGTCGGCCGATTGCCCCGCCACGCCGCTCGACAGCGAGACGCCGCTGTTCATCCTCTACACCAGCGGTTCGACCGGCAAGCCGAAGGGGATCAAGCACACCACGGCGGGCTACAACCTGTTCGTCAAGAAGACGACCGAATGGGTCTTCGATCTCCGCGACGAAGATACCTTCTGGTGTACCGCCGATATCGGTTGGGTTACCGGGCACAGCTATGTCGTCTACGGCCCGCTTTCGAACGGCGCGACGACCGTCATGTACGAGGGCGCCCCGAACTGGCCCGACGAGGGCCGCTTCTGGGAGATCATCGAGCGCTACCGCGTGAACATCCTCTACACGGCGCCGACGGCAATCCGTTCGTTCATCAAGTGGGGCGATCACTGGGTCGAGAAACGGGACCTGTCGAGCCTGCGTCTGCTGGGCACCGTGGGCGAAGGGATCAATCCCGAGGCCTGGATGTGGTACCACGAAAAGATCGGCGGACGGCGCTGCCCGATCGTCGATACGTGGTGGCAGACCGAGACGGGGGGCATCATGATGAGCCCTTTGCCCGGCGCCATCGCCACGAAGCCGGGCAGTTGCACCAAGCCGCTACCGGGCATCGTGCCGCAGATCGTTACCGAAGATGGCAAGCCGGTGAAGCCCGGCTCGGGCGGCTGGCTCGTCATGGCACATCCCTGGCCCGGCATGCTCCGCGGCATCTGGGGAGACGACGCGCGCTACAAAGAGCAGTACTGGAGCAAGATTCCCAACAAGTACCTGGCCGGGGACAACGCACGTTGCGACAGCGACGGCTACTACTGGATCATGGGGCGTATCGACGACGTGCTCAACGTGGCCGGGCATCGCTTGAGCACGATCGAAATCGAAAGTGCCCTGGTCAGTCATCCCAAGGTAGCCGAGGCGGCGGCCGTGGGACGGCCCGACCCGATCAAGGGGCAAGGCGTGGTGGTCTTCGTCACGCTCAAGGGAAGCGACGCCAGTGACGATCTTCGCTCGGCGCTCAGGCAGCACGTGCGGAAGGAGATCGGCGCACTCGCCCAGCCCGACGATATTCGCTTCACCAACGCGCTGCCCAAGACGCGCAGCGGCAAGATCATGCGGCGGCTCCTGCGCGACATCGCCGAAGGAAAAGAAACGGTCGGCGATACCACCACCCTCGAAGATTACTCCGTGCTGGCAAAGCTCCGTTCGGATGAAGAGTAA
- a CDS encoding DUF1501 domain-containing protein, producing MDAAHGRSHAEQHAFTHFHARRREGLTVVDRRGMLKASLLGIGGLTLPDLLRLRHQAAAAGRPLPGRKSVILLWMTGGPSHIDTWDVKPDAPVEIRGPFRTIQSALPGVLLCEHLPKQAAMMDRLTIIRSIDARGSNHEPNQVFQTGNVLAEPRVNPEADKYPAIAALAAKLRGEQRAELPPYVVLNMKSTSHVAWGGYLGKQHDPFDGNKVGKLFELPSGLSHERLYSRQSVLRQLDRLRRDLDRSGSLAAMDAFEQQAVDMVTGGVAQRVFDLSQESEETHRRYTNHVWCQQALLARRLVEAGVSFVTLDMSHHGASGTWDTHGDNIPPYGGIMNGLRPLLPVFDHLLTTLVEDLTERGLIDDVLVLAMGEFGRTPKIGTQGSTDGRDHWPNVMSMTLAGGGFRHGQVIGSSERDGGQPKERPVTPGDLAATIYHHLGVPLDATYLDHRGRPRYIVENGAPISELL from the coding sequence ATGGATGCCGCACACGGTCGATCCCATGCCGAGCAGCACGCCTTCACGCATTTCCATGCGCGGCGGCGCGAGGGGCTGACCGTCGTCGACCGGCGTGGCATGCTCAAGGCCAGCCTGCTGGGCATCGGCGGATTGACGCTGCCCGACCTGCTGCGTCTGCGCCACCAGGCGGCCGCCGCGGGCCGGCCGTTGCCGGGTCGCAAGAGCGTCATTCTGCTCTGGATGACCGGAGGCCCCAGCCACATCGATACCTGGGACGTCAAGCCCGACGCTCCCGTCGAGATCCGCGGCCCCTTCCGCACGATTCAATCGGCGCTTCCCGGCGTGTTGCTCTGCGAGCATCTGCCGAAGCAGGCCGCGATGATGGATCGACTGACGATCATTCGCTCGATCGATGCGCGCGGGTCGAATCACGAGCCGAACCAGGTCTTTCAGACGGGCAACGTGCTGGCCGAGCCGCGCGTGAATCCCGAGGCCGATAAGTATCCGGCGATTGCCGCCCTGGCCGCCAAGCTGCGCGGCGAGCAGCGTGCCGAGTTACCCCCTTATGTCGTGCTGAACATGAAGTCGACGTCGCACGTCGCCTGGGGGGGCTATCTCGGCAAGCAACACGATCCGTTCGACGGCAACAAGGTGGGCAAGCTGTTCGAGTTGCCCAGCGGGCTTTCGCACGAGCGGCTCTATTCGCGCCAGTCGGTCCTGCGGCAACTCGATCGCTTGCGGCGCGATCTCGATCGATCGGGCTCGCTGGCGGCGATGGATGCCTTCGAGCAACAGGCCGTCGATATGGTCACCGGCGGCGTGGCGCAACGGGTGTTCGACCTGTCGCAAGAATCGGAAGAGACGCACCGCCGCTACACGAATCACGTCTGGTGTCAGCAGGCCCTGCTCGCGCGGCGACTCGTCGAAGCGGGCGTCAGCTTTGTCACCCTCGACATGAGCCATCACGGCGCTTCGGGGACGTGGGATACGCACGGCGACAACATTCCGCCCTACGGCGGCATCATGAACGGGCTGCGTCCGCTGCTGCCCGTGTTCGACCACCTGCTGACGACGCTCGTCGAGGATCTGACCGAACGGGGCTTGATCGACGACGTGCTGGTGCTCGCCATGGGCGAATTCGGCCGCACGCCCAAGATCGGCACGCAGGGAAGCACCGACGGCCGCGACCACTGGCCGAACGTCATGTCGATGACGCTGGCCGGGGGCGGGTTCCGTCATGGGCAGGTCATCGGCTCTTCGGAACGAGACGGTGGGCAGCCGAAGGAACGCCCCGTCACGCCCGGCGATCTCGCCGCCACGATCTATCACCACCTGGGCGTGCCGCTCGACGCGACCTATCTCGATCACCGCGGCCGCCCGCGATATATCGTCGAGAACGGCGCGCCGATTTCCGAGCTGCTCTAA